In the genome of Nitrospira sp., the window AGTCTTTGCGCGAGTAGCTCCGATACAACTGCTCCATCGCCGGCATTTCGATCCGACAGGGCCCGCACCAGGTCGCCCAGAAATTCACAAGCACCACTTTCCCGCGCAACTGGGCAAGCGACACGACGTTCCCATCCAGATCACGCAGCTGAAAATTGGGGGCTTCGTCGCCCACCTTGACGACCCCGCGATCGGCAACCGGCAGAGCGCGCGCGCCGGCCTCTCCATGAGTCCAGGCCGATACTCCGGTAGACGTATCCAGCAGACCGAAACTGCTCAACAGCAACGCGACCCATACCCGCTTCATAATGCCCCTTCAGAACTTCCAGGCTTCATCGTACCACGGCCCTGGGGAAATGCGGGTTGGGGGGTCACATTCAGCAAGGTCGCAAGCGTCTTGAGGTTGTCGATCCTCGTCCAGTCTTTCGGACCAATGATGATCTCTCGCACGATGCCCTGCTGATCGATGATGAAGGTCTCAGGTACTCCCAGCCGTTTATAGGGCTT includes:
- a CDS encoding TlpA disulfide reductase family protein — encoded protein: MKRVWVALLLSSFGLLDTSTGVSAWTHGEAGARALPVADRGVVKVGDEAPNFQLRDLDGNVVSLAQLRGKVVLVNFWATWCGPCRIEMPAMEQLYRSYSRKDFEILAVSTDPQGAAVTRPFQQEMGFTFPILHDAEYRVGLMYGARSLPMTFMVDRNGIVRQKVPGARDWGGPDARALIQALMKS